A single window of uncultured Sunxiuqinia sp. DNA harbors:
- a CDS encoding DUF4494 domain-containing protein, which produces MQTWFECKVKYVKIDQDGRERKVTESYLVDAVSFTDAETRIIEQMQQVVRGGEFLVDNIKKSNIIEIFPHDDGEYWFKAKIGIVTIDEKAGKEKKINNYFLVAADDFKQALQRLEEGLSYILVPIQITAMNLSTIVDVYPYFKDDVNEPLPPHLKRIEPEEEPVAVTQAPVASDFEENTEDEEAAAVNEDNDEEESKE; this is translated from the coding sequence ATGCAGACTTGGTTTGAATGCAAAGTAAAATATGTGAAGATTGATCAGGATGGTCGCGAACGGAAAGTAACAGAGTCTTATTTGGTAGATGCGGTGTCGTTTACCGATGCTGAAACGCGTATTATTGAGCAAATGCAGCAGGTTGTGCGCGGTGGCGAATTTCTGGTTGACAACATCAAGAAATCAAATATTATAGAAATATTTCCTCACGATGACGGTGAATACTGGTTCAAGGCTAAGATTGGGATTGTAACGATCGATGAAAAGGCCGGAAAAGAAAAGAAAATAAACAACTACTTTTTGGTGGCAGCTGATGATTTTAAGCAAGCACTTCAGCGGTTGGAAGAAGGACTCTCTTATATTTTGGTGCCGATTCAGATTACAGCCATGAACCTGAGTACCATTGTTGACGTGTATCCTTATTTTAAAGATGATGTCAATGAGCCACTTCCCCCACACTTGAAGCGCATTGAGCCGGAAGAGGAGCCAGTGGCTGTAACTCAAGCGCCTGTTGCAAGCGATTTTGAAGAAAACACAGAAGATGAAGAAGCCGCTGCGGTTAACGAAGATAATGACGAGGAAGAGTCAAAAGAGTAG
- a CDS encoding TetR/AcrR family transcriptional regulator, which yields MNAKREQILDTALKLFVANGFHATPTSRIAKDAGVATGTLFHYFKTKEELINTLYLETKDNLTNSLLENVNVQETLKAKLRQIFFNYIVWAVDHPNHQQFYTSYSNSPFITNLTKELGIQRFQFIYELIEKGQDEDILKAVPIDLLVEAMQGLLNGIIKHLMENPEKMNEEKYQNDAFKLFWDTIKG from the coding sequence ATGAATGCAAAAAGAGAACAAATACTAGATACGGCACTTAAGTTATTTGTAGCCAATGGCTTTCACGCAACTCCCACATCGAGAATAGCGAAGGACGCTGGCGTAGCGACCGGCACTTTGTTTCATTATTTTAAGACCAAGGAAGAGTTAATCAATACCCTCTATCTTGAAACAAAGGATAATCTAACGAATTCTCTTTTAGAGAACGTAAACGTGCAGGAGACGCTTAAAGCTAAGCTTCGCCAAATTTTTTTCAACTATATTGTTTGGGCTGTCGATCATCCGAACCATCAACAGTTTTACACCAGCTACAGCAATTCCCCATTTATAACAAACCTAACAAAAGAGCTTGGTATACAACGATTTCAGTTTATTTATGAACTAATTGAAAAGGGGCAGGATGAAGATATTTTAAAGGCGGTTCCTATCGATCTGCTGGTTGAAGCAATGCAAGGATTGTTAAACGGTATCATCAAGCACTTAATGGAGAATCCTGAAAAAATGAATGAAGAAAAATATCAGAACGATGCTTTTAAGCTATTCTGGGACACCATTAAAGGATAA
- a CDS encoding NAD(P)(+) transhydrogenase (Re/Si-specific) subunit beta — MPIINAHESKNIIVMKRGRGMGYAGIENSLFFDDKTRLLFGNAKDTLQTLVSEIKGL, encoded by the coding sequence CTGCCAATAATAAATGCACACGAATCCAAAAATATTATTGTCATGAAACGTGGCAGGGGCATGGGCTATGCTGGTATTGAAAACAGCTTGTTTTTTGATGATAAAACTCGTTTGCTTTTTGGAAACGCAAAAGATACTTTGCAAACGTTGGTTAGCGAAATTAAAGGGTTGTAA
- a CDS encoding NAD(P)(+) transhydrogenase (Re/Si-specific) subunit beta codes for MVGHADATTINTELILGIFAIIFAILNVAGGFCGYRPHVGNANGVGSQPANVWIILAAIGVGSAIGWIIARKIKMTAMPQLVSFYNATGGAASALVALLEFPNADMSNWGSALVTLLGLIIGSMAFSGSMIAYGKGRKGKRYPGRTYELCQSCITGWHVRIGNFHSAIGANTSEPQLGYLFTFLCIASFRSTFRDANWRIRYASCYFPTKQFYRNCCSHGRIYL; via the coding sequence TTGGTTGGCCATGCTGATGCAACAACCATCAACACCGAGTTGATTCTGGGGATATTCGCTATCATTTTTGCCATCCTCAATGTCGCTGGCGGATTTTGTGGTTACCGACCGCATGTTGGAAATGCTAATGGAGTAGGTAGTCAACCGGCAAACGTCTGGATTATTCTGGCAGCCATTGGCGTTGGTTCTGCCATTGGTTGGATCATTGCCCGAAAAATAAAAATGACTGCCATGCCCCAGCTTGTATCATTTTACAATGCAACGGGTGGAGCAGCTTCAGCATTAGTTGCTCTACTCGAATTCCCAAATGCCGACATGAGCAATTGGGGCTCGGCACTTGTAACACTTCTGGGCTTAATTATTGGTAGTATGGCCTTTAGTGGAAGTATGATTGCCTATGGAAAAGGACGGAAGGGTAAAAGATATCCGGGCCGGACATATGAGCTTTGTCAATCTTGCATTACTGGTTGGCACGTTCGGATTGGCAATTTTCATTCTGCTATCGGGGCAAACACCAGCGAACCTCAATTGGGCTATTTATTTACTTTTCTTTGCATTGCTTCTTTTCGGAGTACTTTTCGTGATGCCAATTGGCGGATCCGATATGCCAGTTGTTATTTCCCTACTAAACAGTTTTACCGGAATTGCTGCAGCCATGGCCGGATTTATTTATAA
- a CDS encoding FecR domain-containing protein: MATNVPWGKIQYYLQNNEKSFDEEFKLWLSSNNENRKLWEELQVTYSVFGELPEEYNPNKKQGWTRVEKRIEVRGKRIRVNQFMLRIAASILLVLAGGGISWLIMNQSLQPVYTEIYSPFGHKTQVILPDSSQVWLNGNTHLKYETSFAHSRNLELNGEALFNVTKNKNKVFSVKSGELTVEVYGTAFNFKHYDREQEAEVALIEGSVGLFSKDQFLTQMSPGEIAEYNVETRKTKLSQGDIAQIISWSTDELIINNETFNNVMTYLERWYGVEISIDKDVSIDQKLSFKVKTESLQELLSIIDHIAPINYKIDGKQVKISKKM; the protein is encoded by the coding sequence ATGGCGACAAATGTCCCTTGGGGAAAAATACAATATTACCTTCAAAACAATGAAAAGTCATTTGATGAAGAATTCAAATTATGGCTGAGCTCCAATAATGAGAATAGGAAATTGTGGGAGGAATTACAGGTAACTTATTCTGTTTTTGGAGAGCTGCCTGAGGAATATAATCCAAACAAGAAGCAAGGTTGGACACGAGTTGAGAAAAGAATTGAAGTACGTGGAAAGAGAATTAGGGTTAATCAGTTTATGTTGAGAATTGCGGCTTCAATTCTTTTAGTTCTTGCAGGCGGCGGAATTAGCTGGCTTATTATGAATCAATCCCTCCAACCAGTTTACACCGAAATCTATTCGCCATTTGGACATAAAACCCAAGTGATTCTCCCCGATAGTTCACAAGTTTGGCTGAATGGGAATACTCACTTAAAATACGAAACTAGCTTTGCTCATTCGCGTAATTTAGAATTAAATGGCGAAGCACTCTTTAATGTAACAAAGAATAAGAACAAGGTATTTTCAGTAAAATCAGGCGAACTGACAGTGGAAGTATACGGAACAGCATTCAATTTTAAACATTACGACAGAGAGCAAGAAGCTGAAGTAGCCTTAATCGAAGGAAGCGTTGGACTTTTCAGCAAGGATCAGTTTTTAACTCAAATGTCTCCGGGCGAGATTGCGGAATATAATGTTGAAACCCGCAAGACAAAGTTATCGCAAGGAGACATCGCACAAATCATTTCTTGGAGTACCGATGAGTTAATCATTAACAACGAAACATTCAATAATGTAATGACTTACCTGGAAAGATGGTATGGAGTCGAAATTAGTATCGACAAAGACGTCTCGATTGATCAGAAATTAAGCTTCAAAGTAAAGACCGAAAGTCTGCAAGAATTACTTTCAATCATCGACCATATTGCACCTATTAATTATAAAATTGATGGCAAACAAGTAAAAATATCGAAGAAAATGTAA
- the acs gene encoding acetate--CoA ligase, translating to MINKIHSLGGYIHEYQKSIANPRAFWGQQAECFYWRKRWDRVLDWNFDEPSIQWFVNGKLNITENIFERNLYTHGNQPAIIWEPNDPNDESRTLTYRELFEEVNRFANTLKRLGIVKGDRVALYMPMVPELAIAVLACARIGAIHSVVFAGFSANALQERINDASAKLLLTADGGFRGSKITRLKEIVDEALETCPTIETVVVLKRTKSEVEMVVGRDIWWHKAIDGQPTECVAEEMDSEDPLFILYTSGSTGKPKGIVHSTAGYMVYSAYTFNNVFQYNAGDVFFCTADIGWITGHSYIVYGPLLTGAQTLMFEGIPTWPDAGRFWDIVAKHKVNQFYTAPTAIRALLAQGNDFLEEKKVDSLKVLGTVGEPINEEAWHWYHDHVGRNQCPIVDTWWQTETGGILISPIAGITPTKPSFATLPLPGVQPIIVNNEGKELTGNSAAGNLCIKYPWPGIARTLWGDHERFKQTYFSTYDKLYFTGDGAKRDEDGYYRILGRVDDVINVSGHRLGTAEIENSINEHPLVNESAVVGYPHAIKGQGVYAFVVCGELSTGGVEGIRKSIMQGVTKIIGPIARPDLVQIVPGLPKTRSGKIMRRILRKVAEGDVTNLGDTSTLLDEDVVESIIEGALVDVKR from the coding sequence ATGATAAACAAGATTCACAGTCTGGGAGGCTACATTCATGAATATCAGAAAAGTATCGCTAATCCTCGGGCTTTTTGGGGACAGCAAGCCGAATGCTTTTATTGGCGCAAGCGATGGGATAGAGTATTGGATTGGAATTTTGACGAACCCAGTATTCAGTGGTTTGTGAATGGGAAACTCAATATTACCGAGAATATTTTTGAGCGGAATTTGTATACGCACGGTAATCAACCGGCTATTATTTGGGAACCCAACGATCCCAATGATGAATCACGAACGCTAACTTATAGGGAGTTATTTGAAGAAGTAAATCGATTTGCCAACACACTAAAACGACTGGGTATTGTAAAAGGAGACCGGGTTGCTTTGTATATGCCCATGGTTCCGGAACTGGCAATTGCCGTTTTGGCTTGTGCACGAATCGGTGCAATTCACTCGGTTGTTTTTGCCGGATTTTCAGCAAACGCACTTCAGGAACGCATTAACGATGCATCGGCCAAACTTCTGTTAACAGCTGATGGCGGTTTTCGGGGATCAAAAATTACCCGCTTAAAAGAAATTGTAGACGAAGCTCTCGAAACATGCCCAACCATTGAAACTGTGGTTGTTCTGAAACGAACAAAATCAGAAGTGGAGATGGTTGTTGGTCGTGATATTTGGTGGCACAAGGCTATTGATGGACAACCTACTGAGTGTGTTGCTGAAGAAATGGACTCGGAAGATCCCCTGTTCATTTTATATACTTCAGGATCAACAGGAAAACCAAAAGGAATAGTTCATTCCACTGCTGGGTACATGGTGTATTCAGCTTATACGTTTAACAATGTTTTTCAGTACAATGCCGGAGATGTATTTTTTTGTACAGCAGACATTGGCTGGATTACAGGTCACAGCTATATTGTTTATGGTCCGTTGCTGACGGGAGCACAAACCCTCATGTTTGAAGGAATTCCTACCTGGCCTGATGCCGGCCGTTTTTGGGATATTGTTGCCAAGCACAAGGTCAATCAATTTTACACGGCACCAACAGCTATTCGAGCCCTATTGGCACAAGGAAACGATTTTTTAGAAGAGAAAAAAGTTGATTCGCTAAAAGTTTTGGGAACGGTTGGAGAGCCTATTAACGAGGAGGCCTGGCACTGGTATCACGATCATGTTGGACGCAACCAATGTCCAATTGTTGATACCTGGTGGCAAACCGAAACCGGCGGAATCTTGATTTCTCCTATTGCGGGAATTACCCCGACCAAGCCTTCATTTGCAACCTTGCCACTCCCCGGTGTTCAACCAATAATTGTTAACAACGAAGGGAAAGAATTAACAGGCAATTCGGCAGCGGGAAATCTCTGTATTAAATACCCCTGGCCGGGAATAGCTCGTACCTTATGGGGAGACCATGAGCGATTTAAGCAAACGTATTTTTCAACCTATGATAAGTTATACTTTACCGGTGATGGTGCTAAACGCGACGAAGACGGTTATTATCGAATCCTCGGCCGAGTAGACGATGTGATAAACGTGTCGGGACATCGTTTAGGAACTGCCGAAATTGAAAATTCCATCAATGAGCATCCACTGGTAAATGAGTCAGCGGTTGTCGGATATCCTCATGCCATTAAGGGACAGGGAGTTTATGCATTTGTGGTTTGTGGCGAATTATCAACAGGAGGGGTTGAAGGGATTCGAAAAAGCATTATGCAGGGAGTTACAAAAATTATTGGACCTATTGCACGACCGGATTTGGTTCAAATTGTTCCAGGGCTTCCTAAAACCCGAAGTGGTAAAATTATGCGTAGAATATTGCGTAAAGTAGCCGAAGGCGACGTAACCAATCTTGGCGACACCTCCACTCTGTTGGATGAAGATGTAGTCGAAAGTATCATAGAAGGAGCACTGGTCGACGTGAAAAGATAA
- a CDS encoding aldehyde reductase encodes MKTINKNTPILVTGGTGYLASWIVKRLLDDGYTVHTTVRNKSKQEKFQHLLDCAEKTKGKLEIFEADLLINQSFAEAMSGCELVIHTASPFKISGIKNADKELVQPALQGTRNILFSANDIASVKRVVLTSSIVAMIGDVADIKELNNGLMTEESWNTTSSVKHQPYPYSKTMAEKEAWKIAGKQTRWDLVIINPGFILGPSLSKRSDSTSINLMIQLYSGKFKTGAPAGTQAVVDVRDVAKAHILAGLTPSASGRHLTAGHQRDFLDIAKIAGEIYPNYPVPKKHVPKWLFKLLAPLFGFTRKYVERNVGHDIVFDNSYIKQDLNMTFIPFEQTILDHFNQLVLDELIPDRRS; translated from the coding sequence ATGAAAACAATTAATAAGAACACGCCAATTTTAGTTACAGGAGGCACAGGATATCTGGCTTCTTGGATCGTTAAACGATTACTGGACGATGGGTATACTGTTCATACAACTGTCCGGAATAAATCCAAGCAAGAGAAATTTCAGCACTTATTAGATTGTGCAGAAAAGACTAAAGGTAAACTTGAAATATTTGAAGCAGATTTGCTGATCAATCAATCTTTTGCCGAGGCAATGAGTGGTTGCGAATTGGTAATTCACACGGCTTCTCCCTTCAAAATTTCAGGAATAAAAAATGCCGATAAAGAGTTGGTTCAGCCGGCACTACAAGGAACACGGAACATTTTATTCTCTGCCAACGACATAGCTTCAGTCAAACGGGTGGTGCTCACATCCAGTATTGTGGCGATGATTGGCGATGTGGCAGACATTAAAGAGTTAAACAACGGGCTGATGACTGAAGAAAGCTGGAATACCACTAGCAGCGTGAAGCATCAACCTTATCCGTATTCCAAAACCATGGCAGAGAAAGAAGCCTGGAAAATTGCAGGAAAACAAACTCGTTGGGATCTGGTTATTATCAATCCCGGGTTTATCCTCGGCCCATCATTAAGTAAACGCTCCGACTCTACCAGTATTAATCTCATGATTCAGCTTTATTCAGGAAAATTCAAAACAGGAGCACCGGCCGGAACTCAGGCAGTGGTTGATGTTCGGGATGTCGCCAAAGCACACATTCTGGCGGGGCTTACCCCTTCGGCTTCCGGTCGACACCTTACGGCCGGGCACCAAAGAGATTTTCTGGACATTGCTAAGATTGCTGGAGAGATATATCCTAATTACCCTGTCCCTAAAAAACATGTTCCCAAATGGCTATTTAAACTACTTGCCCCCTTATTTGGTTTTACAAGGAAATATGTTGAACGAAATGTCGGACATGATATCGTCTTCGACAATTCGTATATCAAGCAAGACCTAAACATGACATTTATTCCTTTTGAGCAAACGATTCTGGACCATTTCAATCAGTTGGTTTTAGATGAGCTAATACCGGATAGAAGATCATGA
- a CDS encoding GAF domain-containing sensor histidine kinase, translating to MDDNRKYAEVKIRKENKTMKVLIGSGLKPEIIDLTVNKWQSLIDAVAQAVNAHVGSIMKLREDSLEVFVVTEHQNTSLKKNLKVELNQGIFCETVIGTQKQLIVTNSRKDEVWKNYKTEFTSYMGFPVNWPDGEVFGTVCLFDTEENKYNDTYKELLNQVKLHIEADLQWLITNQKLQEKTDELEKLNKIKSKLLSLISHDVRGSVSTMDSFLKLILNNYDQYGKAFLKTILSSLSQNTSAVYHTLENLLIWSKNDLLQLKANKQNFNLIPVFEEILSQFKHTIELKKFEIFEDYYSEEIIICADEEMIRTSLRNIFSNATKYTENKGKIFIRVLSENDKTIIEIEDTGVGMHENILQKLFTYSEDHSKEGTEGESSSGVGLFLTKDFLDKNGATVNVTSELGKGTKFRVKI from the coding sequence ATGGATGATAACAGAAAATACGCTGAAGTCAAGATCCGAAAAGAAAACAAGACAATGAAGGTTTTGATCGGTTCGGGATTGAAACCTGAAATAATTGATTTGACCGTTAATAAATGGCAATCGCTAATTGACGCTGTTGCCCAAGCGGTTAATGCCCATGTTGGCTCCATTATGAAACTTAGAGAGGATTCGCTAGAAGTATTTGTAGTAACCGAACATCAGAATACATCTTTGAAAAAAAATCTCAAAGTTGAATTGAATCAGGGAATTTTCTGTGAAACGGTTATCGGCACACAGAAACAACTCATTGTTACCAATTCAAGAAAAGATGAGGTGTGGAAAAATTATAAAACAGAGTTTACTTCCTACATGGGCTTTCCGGTAAACTGGCCCGATGGTGAGGTTTTTGGTACTGTTTGTCTTTTCGATACTGAAGAGAACAAATATAATGATACATACAAAGAACTCTTAAATCAAGTAAAACTACATATTGAAGCGGACTTGCAATGGCTAATTACAAATCAAAAACTGCAAGAAAAAACCGATGAGCTGGAGAAACTCAACAAGATAAAGTCCAAGCTACTGTCATTGATATCGCACGATGTAAGAGGCTCGGTGAGTACGATGGATTCATTTCTTAAATTGATCCTCAACAACTATGATCAGTACGGCAAAGCTTTTTTAAAAACCATACTCAGCTCACTGAGTCAGAATACCAGTGCCGTGTATCACACACTTGAGAACTTACTAATCTGGTCAAAAAATGATCTACTGCAACTGAAAGCCAATAAGCAAAATTTCAACCTTATTCCTGTTTTTGAAGAGATCTTATCGCAATTTAAGCATACGATAGAGCTAAAGAAATTTGAAATTTTTGAAGATTATTATTCAGAAGAAATAATAATTTGTGCAGATGAAGAAATGATTCGTACTTCGTTGCGAAACATCTTCTCTAATGCAACTAAATACACGGAAAACAAGGGGAAAATATTCATTCGGGTTTTAAGCGAAAACGATAAAACGATTATTGAAATTGAAGATACCGGTGTTGGTATGCACGAAAATATCCTCCAGAAACTGTTCACCTATAGTGAAGATCATTCGAAAGAAGGAACAGAAGGAGAATCCAGCTCCGGGGTTGGTCTATTTTTAACCAAAGATTTTTTGGATAAAAATGGAGCCACGGTGAATGTTACCAGCGAGCTTGGAAAAGGAACAAAATTTCGAGTGAAAATCTGA
- a CDS encoding RNA polymerase sigma-70 factor — protein sequence MGKEQNEKWNSDELFIIKRMVDGDKQAFRYFFDKYYAELCNFVNIYLKDTVLSEEVVQDIFVYFWENKSKIKVSSSVRSYLFSATKYRSLNMLREQKSFERLKENIMHEKSIVPEQELETFSNVEDFRNLLDKAIHELPEKCRTIFLMSKKEELSNKEIAKRLNISVKTVESQMTIALKKLRYTLYPHREKLFVLFITNWICG from the coding sequence ATGGGCAAAGAACAGAATGAAAAATGGAATAGTGATGAGCTGTTTATCATCAAACGAATGGTTGATGGTGATAAACAGGCTTTCAGGTATTTCTTCGATAAATATTATGCGGAGCTCTGCAATTTTGTCAATATTTATTTGAAAGACACCGTCCTTTCGGAAGAGGTTGTTCAGGATATTTTCGTTTACTTTTGGGAGAATAAATCAAAGATAAAGGTCAGTTCATCAGTCCGATCGTACCTTTTTAGTGCAACGAAATACAGAAGCCTGAATATGCTTCGAGAGCAAAAGAGTTTTGAGCGACTCAAAGAAAACATAATGCACGAAAAGAGTATTGTTCCGGAGCAGGAATTGGAAACTTTCTCAAATGTTGAAGACTTCAGAAATTTATTGGATAAAGCCATTCATGAACTTCCGGAAAAGTGTCGTACGATATTTCTTATGAGCAAGAAAGAAGAACTCTCAAACAAAGAAATTGCCAAACGGTTAAACATCTCGGTTAAAACGGTAGAAAGCCAAATGACCATTGCCTTAAAAAAACTCAGATACACCTTATACCCTCATCGCGAAAAACTCTTTGTGCTTTTTATTACGAACTGGATTTGTGGATAA
- a CDS encoding NAD(P)H-binding protein has product MKNLTANVIGATGLVGSYLVSLLLEDDRFGEVNVFTRRTTGIKHEKLKEHLVDFDKTGSWVEKLQGDVLFSSLGTTRKKAGNIKKQFLVDYTYQYAVAEAAAQQKVSDYVLISSAGANAKSKIFYSKIKGELDGDVRKLDFEKTIILRPSILDGQRGEQRGVEQLSLKIIRWLTRFVFKRYRPIHAQDVAKAMINSVFREHNKPSYSIYILDELFELAVD; this is encoded by the coding sequence ATGAAAAATTTGACAGCAAACGTAATAGGAGCAACCGGACTTGTGGGGAGTTATTTAGTCAGTTTATTATTAGAAGATGATCGTTTCGGGGAAGTAAACGTTTTTACACGTCGGACAACTGGCATAAAACACGAAAAACTAAAAGAACACTTGGTTGACTTTGATAAGACTGGTAGCTGGGTTGAGAAACTTCAGGGGGACGTTTTGTTTTCGTCATTAGGAACAACCCGCAAGAAAGCCGGCAACATAAAAAAGCAGTTTTTAGTGGACTATACCTACCAATACGCCGTTGCTGAAGCTGCCGCCCAACAAAAGGTCAGTGATTATGTGCTGATTTCATCCGCTGGGGCCAATGCAAAATCCAAAATTTTCTATAGTAAAATAAAAGGAGAACTTGATGGCGACGTGAGGAAACTTGATTTTGAAAAAACAATTATCTTGCGTCCCTCCATACTCGACGGGCAGCGAGGCGAACAACGAGGCGTCGAGCAGCTCAGTCTGAAAATTATCCGTTGGCTAACCAGGTTTGTGTTTAAAAGGTATCGGCCTATTCATGCTCAAGATGTAGCTAAGGCAATGATCAACTCCGTTTTTCGCGAGCATAACAAACCTTCATATTCAATATATATACTGGATGAATTATTTGAACTGGCAGTGGATTAG
- a CDS encoding proton-translocating transhydrogenase family protein → MHEILIFFYTYKEAIFIIALSIFLGIEVISNVPAVLHTPLMSGANAISGVILSVELFWLAMLMQQPSTPS, encoded by the coding sequence ATGCATGAAATTCTAATCTTTTTCTATACTTACAAGGAAGCGATTTTTATTATCGCCCTTTCCATTTTTCTGGGGATTGAAGTAATCTCCAATGTACCTGCTGTTCTTCATACCCCGCTGATGTCGGGAGCTAACGCCATTAGTGGTGTTATCTTATCGGTGGAATTATTTTGGTTGGCCATGCTGATGCAACAACCATCAACACCGAGTTGA